A genomic region of Anaeromyxobacter sp. contains the following coding sequences:
- a CDS encoding HAD family phosphatase has translation MVPFGRTAAVFDVDDSLLDGNAGTIFTWYLYREKVMRPEMRSRIPRIIYEYARHRLGELDMVEVGSQCHQGLRADELKAHAHACFERHLRKRITSGALRQIRKHLLSGHFVLLASGSPQYIIDEVGAHLRVHAAIGTRTRIVDGRATDQILPPVVFREGKREAVERICEQWDLDLSRSWLYSDSQADTPLFEAVGHPVVVNPKPPFREVAEQRGWQVVTWSDRSRPGAESEGADEWGSWDG, from the coding sequence ATGGTTCCGTTCGGCCGGACCGCGGCGGTCTTCGACGTGGACGACTCGCTGCTCGACGGCAACGCCGGCACCATCTTCACCTGGTACCTCTACCGCGAGAAGGTGATGCGGCCGGAGATGCGCTCGCGCATCCCGCGCATCATCTACGAGTACGCCCGCCACCGGCTGGGCGAGCTCGACATGGTGGAGGTCGGCAGCCAGTGCCACCAGGGGCTGCGGGCCGACGAGCTCAAGGCCCACGCCCACGCCTGCTTCGAGCGCCACCTGCGCAAGCGCATCACCAGCGGGGCGCTGCGCCAGATCCGCAAGCACCTGCTCTCCGGCCACTTCGTGCTGCTGGCCTCCGGGTCGCCCCAGTACATCATCGACGAGGTGGGCGCCCACCTGCGGGTCCACGCCGCCATCGGCACCCGCACCCGCATCGTCGACGGCCGCGCCACCGACCAGATCCTCCCACCGGTGGTCTTCCGCGAGGGGAAGCGCGAGGCGGTGGAGCGGATCTGCGAGCAGTGGGACCTCGACCTGTCCCGCTCCTGGCTCTACAGTGACTCCCAGGCCGACACCCCGCTCTTCGAGGCGGTCGGCCACCCGGTGGTGGTCAACCCCAAGCCGCCCTTCCGCGAGGTGGCCGAGCAGCGCGGCTGGCAGGTGGTCACCTGGAGCGACCGGAGCCGCCCGGGGGCGGAGAGCGAGGGGGCGGACGAATGGGGCAGCTGGGACGGCTAG
- a CDS encoding GNAT family N-acetyltransferase: protein MGQLGRLVELGAADLHALQALFERCAAFFQLVQGAPPRPDQAERWLHQENVPGRAPGDKVVFGLLDDEERLVGAVDVTADHPLVGEYWLGTMILEPTLRGVGMGAGFHAAVLAWVRGRGAQGVQLCVQQENAGALRFWAREGYQETGLACQQAGGREQVVVKMRRAL, encoded by the coding sequence ATGGGGCAGCTGGGACGGCTAGTCGAGCTGGGCGCCGCCGACCTGCACGCGCTGCAGGCGCTCTTCGAGCGCTGCGCCGCCTTCTTCCAGCTGGTGCAGGGGGCGCCGCCCCGCCCGGACCAGGCGGAGCGCTGGCTGCACCAGGAGAACGTCCCCGGCCGGGCGCCCGGCGACAAGGTGGTCTTCGGCCTGCTCGACGACGAGGAGCGGCTGGTGGGCGCGGTGGACGTCACCGCCGACCACCCGCTGGTCGGCGAGTACTGGCTCGGCACCATGATCCTCGAGCCCACCCTGCGCGGGGTGGGCATGGGCGCCGGCTTCCACGCCGCGGTGCTGGCCTGGGTGCGCGGCCGCGGCGCCCAGGGGGTGCAGCTCTGCGTGCAGCAGGAGAACGCCGGGGCGCTGCGCTTCTGGGCCCGCGAGGGCTACCAGGAGACCGGCCTGGCCTGCCAGCAGGCGGGCGGCCGGGAGCAGGTGGTGGTGAAGATGCGGCGCGCCCTCTAG
- a CDS encoding TatD family hydrolase, which produces MDLVDSHAHLDAEELRDDLDAVVARAASAGVGQVVVIGLWRAPGDFGNALALATSRPATFAATIGVHPHECARVPEADWLASAALARDPRVVGVGETGLDFHYDLSPRDAQEAAFRRSLGIARAAGKPVVIHLREADEAAARVLREEGIPSAGGVVHCFTGDAAAARTWLDLGLYISVAGIVTFRTAGAIREAVALVPHDRLLVETDSPFLAPVPLRGTLNEPANVAHVARAVAGIWGLPEAEVAALTSANTRRLFRLAAPAASG; this is translated from the coding sequence ATGGACCTGGTCGACTCCCACGCCCACCTCGACGCCGAGGAGCTCCGCGACGACCTCGACGCCGTGGTGGCGCGCGCCGCCTCGGCCGGGGTCGGGCAGGTGGTGGTCATCGGGCTGTGGCGCGCCCCGGGCGACTTCGGCAACGCGCTGGCGCTGGCCACCAGCCGCCCCGCCACCTTCGCCGCCACCATCGGCGTCCACCCGCACGAGTGCGCCAGGGTGCCCGAGGCCGACTGGCTGGCCAGCGCGGCGCTGGCGCGGGACCCGCGGGTGGTGGGGGTGGGGGAGACCGGCCTCGACTTCCACTACGACCTCTCGCCGCGCGACGCGCAGGAGGCCGCCTTCCGGCGCTCGCTGGGCATCGCCCGGGCGGCCGGCAAGCCGGTGGTGATCCACCTGCGCGAGGCCGACGAGGCGGCGGCGCGGGTGCTCCGCGAGGAGGGGATCCCGTCGGCCGGCGGGGTGGTCCACTGCTTCACCGGCGACGCGGCGGCGGCCCGCACCTGGCTGGATCTCGGCCTGTACATCTCGGTGGCGGGCATCGTCACCTTCCGGACCGCCGGGGCCATCCGCGAGGCGGTGGCGCTGGTGCCGCACGACCGGCTGCTGGTGGAGACCGACAGCCCGTTCCTGGCCCCGGTGCCCCTGCGTGGCACGCTGAACGAGCCGGCCAACGTGGCCCACGTGGCGCGCGCGGTGGCCGGGATCTGGGGGCTGCCGGAGGCCGAGGTGGCGGCCCTCACCAGCGCCAACACCCGGCGGCTCTTCCGGCTGGCGGCGCCGGCGGCCAGCGGATAG
- the metG gene encoding methionine--tRNA ligase produces MTTRRLITSALPYANGPIHLGHMVEHVQTDVYVRYLRLIGDDVTWICAADAHGTPIEVNAGKAGMEPAAFAEQHRQDQDRTFRRFGIAHDTYYTTHSDENRRWAYRIYDALKARGLIYKRSVEQLYCETDRRFLPDRFVKGTCPKCGAADQYGDVCERCGTTYDPRELVAPACALCQSTPVVRASDHAYVDLRRPEVTAIIRAWVEGEGHLEPAVRQQVHGWLEDLQDWCITRDAPYFGFPVNDPDFPGKFLYVWMDAPIGYLSSGEHHFAEEAPAGRRLTPAEYEARYLAEGAPSRLEHVIGKDILRFHAVFWPAMLWAAGLKRPDRMVVHGHLTVNGEKMSKSRGTFINASTYLESGLDPELLRYFLCANLGAGVGDLDLSLEEFRNRINADLANNLANLASRVAALVARSPGPIGGPTDPEIGEAVRLALTGARAAYLGLELREVVRLVSQAASVCNRRVQEAKPWEAPTSPESQALLASLGQALQGLSVALHPIMPVFTTRLAAAFGLPALPPWTEGWQPFDGRPLAAAGKPPQIARLEASQVERLITGQAGGGPAAPSDPARAGQVAKAAKVAKAASPSEGAAKASARPAPEPPVFGIIQYEDFARVELRVGLVRAAAAVPKADKLLELSVDVGEAAPRTIVAGIALAYPDPAALVGKRIVVVANLAPRPLRGITSQGMLLAAGEAPALQLVTVGEGIAPGTRVK; encoded by the coding sequence GTGACCACCCGCCGGCTCATCACCAGCGCGCTGCCCTACGCCAACGGCCCCATCCACCTGGGCCACATGGTGGAGCACGTCCAGACCGACGTCTACGTGCGCTACCTGCGGCTCATCGGCGACGACGTCACCTGGATCTGCGCCGCCGACGCCCACGGCACGCCCATCGAGGTGAACGCCGGCAAGGCCGGGATGGAGCCGGCCGCCTTCGCCGAGCAGCACCGGCAGGACCAGGACCGGACCTTCCGCCGGTTCGGCATCGCCCACGACACCTACTACACCACCCACTCCGACGAGAACCGGCGCTGGGCCTACCGGATCTACGACGCCCTCAAGGCGCGCGGGCTCATCTACAAGCGGTCGGTGGAGCAGCTGTACTGCGAGACCGACCGGCGCTTCCTGCCGGACCGCTTCGTCAAGGGCACCTGCCCCAAGTGCGGCGCGGCCGACCAGTACGGCGACGTCTGCGAGCGCTGCGGCACCACCTACGATCCGCGCGAGCTGGTGGCGCCGGCCTGCGCCCTGTGCCAGAGCACCCCGGTGGTGCGCGCCAGCGACCACGCCTACGTCGACCTGCGCCGGCCGGAGGTCACGGCCATCATCCGCGCCTGGGTCGAGGGGGAGGGGCACCTGGAGCCGGCGGTGCGCCAGCAGGTCCACGGGTGGCTGGAGGACCTGCAGGACTGGTGCATCACCCGCGACGCCCCGTACTTCGGCTTCCCGGTGAACGACCCCGACTTCCCCGGCAAGTTCCTCTACGTCTGGATGGACGCCCCCATCGGCTACCTCTCCAGCGGCGAGCACCACTTCGCCGAGGAGGCGCCGGCCGGGCGCCGCCTGACCCCGGCCGAGTACGAGGCCCGCTACCTGGCCGAGGGGGCTCCGTCCCGGCTGGAGCACGTCATCGGCAAGGACATCCTGCGCTTCCACGCCGTCTTCTGGCCCGCCATGCTGTGGGCGGCCGGCCTCAAGCGGCCGGACCGGATGGTGGTGCACGGCCACCTGACCGTGAACGGCGAGAAGATGTCGAAGTCGCGCGGCACCTTCATCAACGCCAGCACCTACCTGGAGTCGGGCCTGGACCCCGAGCTGCTGCGCTACTTCCTCTGCGCCAACCTGGGCGCCGGGGTGGGGGACCTGGACCTCTCGCTCGAGGAGTTCCGCAACCGCATCAACGCCGACCTGGCCAACAACCTGGCCAACCTGGCCTCCCGGGTGGCGGCGCTGGTGGCCCGCTCGCCGGGGCCCATCGGCGGCCCCACCGACCCGGAGATCGGGGAGGCGGTGCGCCTGGCGCTGACCGGCGCGCGCGCCGCCTACCTGGGCCTGGAGCTGCGCGAGGTGGTCCGGCTGGTGAGCCAGGCGGCCTCGGTCTGCAACCGCCGGGTCCAGGAGGCCAAGCCCTGGGAGGCACCCACCTCGCCGGAGAGCCAGGCCCTGCTGGCCTCGCTGGGCCAGGCGCTGCAGGGGCTCTCGGTGGCCCTGCACCCCATCATGCCGGTCTTCACCACCCGCCTGGCGGCCGCCTTCGGCCTCCCGGCCCTGCCGCCCTGGACCGAGGGGTGGCAGCCGTTCGACGGCCGGCCGCTGGCCGCCGCCGGCAAGCCGCCGCAGATCGCCCGGCTCGAGGCCAGCCAGGTGGAGCGGCTCATCACCGGCCAGGCGGGGGGCGGGCCTGCCGCGCCATCCGACCCTGCCAGGGCGGGCCAGGTCGCCAAGGCGGCCAAGGTGGCCAAGGCGGCCAGCCCGAGCGAGGGGGCGGCCAAGGCCAGCGCCCGGCCGGCGCCCGAGCCCCCGGTCTTCGGGATCATCCAGTACGAGGACTTCGCCAGGGTGGAGCTGCGCGTCGGGCTGGTGCGCGCCGCGGCGGCGGTCCCCAAGGCCGACAAGCTGCTCGAGCTCTCGGTCGACGTGGGCGAGGCCGCGCCGCGCACCATCGTGGCCGGCATCGCCCTGGCCTACCCGGACCCGGCCGCGCTGGTGGGGAAGCGCATCGTGGTGGTGGCCAACCTGGCGCCGCGCCCGCTGCGCGGCATCACCTCGCAGGGGATGCTGCTGGCGGCCGGCGAGGCGCCCGCCCTGCAGCTGGTCACGGTGGGCGAGGGGATCGCTCCGGGCACGCGGGTCAAGTGA
- a CDS encoding DNA polymerase III subunit delta: protein MAGKPWGAPREEGPGPAEQLEACLAEAREGRPLAVYLLDGDAFLSLRAARELCHALVPEAQRSLNLVELDTAASPAEVAAEVETRGLFSVGRKVVLVQEPAFLTSKEEVQESFEKARAQWREGRQREAARRLLALVAKAGFQATDLVPAALAGGLGPLEQEPRDKELAKALKALARDLRAEFGFTLSDDDLEFVVRAGKFALERELKVARDDSAALDAALERGLPPGHVLVVAAGKVDATLPLVKKLAAAGRRVKVAVAREANFGAKVILGPTVRLLLQGSGKQVDEGAVAQLAECVDGDARTLAQELQKLVAFVGDRAVITAADVAEVVVRTAEDQFFALGNAVEERSLEEALLVVDRSLGGGGSPHMLLASLASTVRRLLLEKERARAVVGERRLGSPRDWEAQVFPTIPAAEVGKKKPFGFWMKYQASTRFERGELMGGLVALHEADVAMKSGQDGRLALERALLGLLAPTAQDRRAP from the coding sequence ATGGCCGGTAAGCCCTGGGGCGCGCCGCGCGAGGAGGGGCCGGGCCCGGCCGAGCAGCTGGAGGCCTGCCTGGCGGAGGCGCGGGAGGGCCGGCCGCTGGCGGTCTACCTGCTCGACGGGGACGCCTTCCTCTCGCTGCGCGCCGCCCGCGAGCTGTGCCACGCCCTGGTGCCGGAGGCGCAGCGCAGCCTCAACCTGGTCGAGCTGGACACCGCCGCCTCGCCGGCCGAGGTGGCCGCCGAGGTGGAGACGCGCGGCCTCTTCTCGGTGGGGCGCAAGGTGGTGCTGGTGCAGGAGCCGGCCTTCCTCACCTCCAAGGAGGAGGTGCAGGAGTCCTTCGAGAAGGCGCGCGCCCAGTGGCGCGAGGGGCGGCAGCGCGAGGCGGCCCGCCGGCTGCTGGCGCTGGTCGCCAAGGCGGGCTTCCAGGCCACCGACCTGGTGCCGGCGGCGCTGGCCGGCGGCCTGGGGCCGCTGGAGCAGGAGCCCCGCGACAAGGAGCTGGCCAAGGCGCTCAAGGCGCTGGCCCGGGACCTGCGGGCCGAGTTCGGCTTCACCCTCTCCGACGACGACCTGGAGTTCGTGGTGCGGGCCGGGAAGTTCGCCCTGGAGCGCGAGCTCAAGGTGGCCCGCGACGACTCGGCCGCCCTGGACGCCGCGCTGGAGCGCGGCCTGCCGCCCGGCCACGTGCTGGTGGTGGCGGCCGGCAAGGTGGACGCCACGCTGCCGCTGGTGAAGAAGCTGGCGGCGGCCGGCCGGCGGGTCAAGGTGGCGGTGGCCCGCGAGGCCAACTTCGGGGCCAAGGTGATCCTGGGGCCCACCGTGCGGCTGCTGCTGCAGGGCAGCGGCAAGCAGGTGGACGAGGGCGCGGTGGCGCAGCTGGCCGAGTGCGTCGACGGCGACGCCCGCACCCTGGCCCAGGAGCTCCAGAAGCTGGTGGCCTTCGTGGGCGACCGCGCCGTCATCACCGCGGCCGACGTGGCCGAGGTGGTGGTGCGCACCGCCGAGGACCAGTTCTTCGCCCTGGGCAACGCCGTCGAGGAGCGCTCGCTGGAGGAGGCCCTGCTGGTGGTGGACCGGTCGCTGGGCGGCGGCGGCTCCCCGCACATGCTGCTGGCCTCGCTGGCCAGCACGGTGCGGCGGCTGCTGCTCGAGAAGGAGCGGGCCCGCGCGGTGGTGGGCGAGCGGCGCCTCGGCTCGCCGCGCGACTGGGAGGCGCAGGTCTTCCCCACCATCCCGGCCGCCGAGGTGGGCAAGAAGAAGCCCTTCGGCTTCTGGATGAAGTACCAGGCCTCCACCCGCTTCGAGCGCGGCGAGCTCATGGGCGGGCTGGTGGCGCTGCACGAGGCCGACGTGGCCATGAAGAGCGGGCAGGACGGGCGCCTCGCGCTGGAGCGGGCGCTGCTCGGGCTGCTGGCGCCGACCGCACAGGACAGGAGAGCACCGTGA
- a CDS encoding DNA polymerase III subunit, with amino-acid sequence MPFAEVKAQDRAVSSLRAALSRGQLHHAYLFGGPAGVGKATTARLLAQAVNCQGGPGEPGDLRVDPCGECGPCRKIARGVHPDVLELRTEREMAQAGRWEPEGGRAPSRDIVVAQVRDLTDRRLSLRLFEGRRRVVIIDPADALNPQAQNALLKTLEEPPDDTTLVLVSATPDELLPTVRSRCLRVAFGPLPEEVVVEALLARDRQDPEGAGPKGARGQRRKAPGKAEPAAEPAGAPLDPVAAARTAAALSGGSISRALAYGGPQVQALEQSVRAVAALRADRPLGWLAFARSLGRTDADGAELDDGTDRAKVQELGEHLLAWWRDVLAVQAGGAPLLAALAAETRLVAAALPPQEALRRRAGVERLLRALGQNAAGPLAVERMLIGWFDGR; translated from the coding sequence ATGCCCTTCGCGGAGGTCAAGGCGCAGGACCGCGCCGTCAGCTCGCTGCGCGCCGCGCTCTCCCGCGGCCAGCTCCACCACGCCTACCTCTTCGGAGGGCCGGCGGGGGTCGGCAAGGCGACCACGGCGCGCCTGCTGGCGCAGGCCGTCAACTGCCAGGGCGGGCCAGGCGAGCCCGGGGACCTCCGCGTCGACCCCTGCGGGGAGTGCGGGCCGTGCCGCAAGATCGCCAGGGGGGTCCACCCGGACGTGCTGGAGCTGCGCACCGAGCGCGAGATGGCGCAGGCCGGGCGCTGGGAGCCCGAGGGTGGGCGGGCCCCGTCGCGCGACATCGTGGTGGCCCAGGTCCGGGACCTGACCGACCGGCGGCTCTCCCTCAGGCTCTTCGAGGGGCGGCGCCGGGTGGTGATCATCGACCCGGCCGACGCCCTCAACCCGCAGGCCCAGAACGCCCTCCTCAAGACCCTGGAGGAGCCGCCGGACGACACCACCCTGGTGCTGGTCTCGGCGACCCCGGACGAGCTGCTGCCCACCGTCCGCAGCCGGTGCCTGCGGGTGGCCTTCGGCCCGCTGCCCGAGGAGGTGGTGGTGGAGGCGCTGCTGGCCCGGGATCGCCAGGATCCCGAGGGGGCGGGCCCGAAGGGTGCCAGGGGCCAGCGCCGCAAGGCCCCCGGCAAGGCCGAGCCGGCCGCCGAGCCGGCCGGTGCCCCGCTCGACCCGGTGGCCGCCGCGCGCACCGCGGCGGCGCTGTCGGGCGGCTCCATCTCGCGGGCGCTGGCCTACGGCGGTCCGCAGGTGCAGGCGCTGGAGCAGTCGGTCCGGGCCGTGGCCGCCCTGCGCGCCGACCGGCCGCTCGGCTGGCTGGCCTTCGCGCGCTCGCTGGGGCGGACCGACGCCGACGGCGCGGAGCTGGACGACGGCACCGACCGGGCCAAGGTGCAGGAGCTGGGGGAGCACCTGCTGGCCTGGTGGCGGGATGTGCTGGCGGTGCAGGCCGGCGGGGCGCCGCTGCTGGCCGCCCTGGCGGCCGAGACCCGCCTGGTGGCCGCGGCCCTGCCGCCCCAGGAGGCCCTGCGGCGCCGCGCCGGCGTCGAGCGGCTGCTCAGGGCCCTGGGCCAGAACGCCGCCGGCCCGCTGGCGGTGGAGCGCATGCTCATCGGGTGGTTCGATGGCCGGTAA
- a CDS encoding DivIVA domain-containing protein, producing MNITPLDITQKRFKKTFRGLDPEEVEAFLSLVASEFEGLVREVTALRDAGQRKDEELAEHRGRERALQETLVAAQRASEEIRDSARKEAEITLSDAELQAEKIVQSAHGRFLKIVDDIGELKRQRIQFEAGVKTLVESHLKLLEAFKEAPREEAVPFAAARKRLSSED from the coding sequence ATGAACATCACCCCCCTGGACATCACCCAGAAGCGGTTCAAGAAGACCTTCCGCGGCCTCGACCCAGAGGAGGTGGAGGCCTTCCTGTCCCTGGTGGCCTCCGAGTTCGAGGGGCTGGTGCGCGAGGTGACGGCGCTGCGAGACGCCGGCCAGCGCAAGGACGAGGAGCTGGCCGAGCACCGCGGGCGCGAGCGGGCCCTGCAGGAGACGCTGGTGGCGGCCCAGCGGGCCTCCGAGGAGATCCGCGACTCGGCCCGCAAGGAGGCCGAGATCACCCTCTCCGACGCCGAGCTGCAGGCCGAGAAGATCGTCCAGTCGGCCCACGGCCGCTTCCTGAAGATCGTCGACGACATCGGCGAGCTGAAGCGCCAGCGGATCCAGTTCGAGGCCGGGGTGAAGACCCTGGTGGAGAGCCACCTCAAGCTGCTGGAGGCCTTCAAGGAGGCCCCGCGCGAGGAGGCCGTGCCGTTCGCCGCCGCCCGCAAGCGGCTCTCGTCGGAGGATTGA
- a CDS encoding carbonic anhydrase, which yields MLAALLLPALAQAHPPRGGKLATTADEALVELKAGNARFASGKEQSPTRDLRRVKEVSAGQHPEAVILSCADSRVPPEVLFDEGIGDLFVVRVAGNISEPATTGSIEYAAEHLGVPLIVVLGHKKCGAVKATAEATGPVEGNIGELVKEIMPAVEAAKANPGKRGLVDDAVYANAELVAKQLLTESPVLTHLVHEGKAKIVTAIYDLDTGKVDWGDAGAAPAGHGKAEAHGKAEKAETHGKGEKH from the coding sequence CTGCTCGCCGCCCTGCTGCTCCCCGCCCTGGCCCAGGCGCACCCGCCCAGGGGCGGCAAGCTGGCCACCACCGCCGACGAGGCGCTGGTCGAGCTCAAGGCCGGCAACGCCCGCTTCGCGTCCGGGAAGGAGCAGAGCCCCACCCGCGATCTCAGGCGGGTCAAGGAGGTCTCGGCGGGCCAGCATCCGGAGGCGGTCATCCTGAGCTGCGCCGACTCGCGCGTCCCGCCCGAGGTGCTCTTCGACGAGGGGATCGGCGACCTCTTCGTGGTCCGCGTGGCGGGCAACATCTCGGAGCCGGCCACCACCGGCTCCATCGAGTACGCCGCCGAGCACCTGGGCGTGCCGCTCATCGTGGTCCTCGGCCACAAGAAGTGCGGCGCCGTGAAGGCCACCGCCGAGGCCACCGGCCCGGTCGAGGGGAACATCGGCGAGCTCGTGAAGGAGATCATGCCGGCGGTGGAGGCCGCCAAGGCCAACCCCGGCAAGCGGGGCCTGGTCGACGACGCGGTCTACGCCAACGCGGAGCTCGTCGCCAAGCAGCTCCTCACCGAGAGCCCGGTGCTCACCCACCTGGTCCACGAGGGCAAGGCGAAGATCGTCACCGCCATCTACGATCTCGACACCGGCAAGGTGGACTGGGGCGACGCGGGCGCTGCGCCCGCCGGGCACGGCAAGGCGGAGGCGCACGGCAAGGCCGAGAAGGCCGAGACGCACGGGAAGGGCGAGAAGCACTGA
- the polA gene encoding DNA polymerase I — protein MPTLTLIDGSGFIFRAYHALPPLTNSKGVPTSAVLGFTNMLLRSLREHAPTHVALVLDVSRKSFRTELDPTYKAQRPEAPPDLVPQFPLVREVARAFSVPVLEEAGFEADDIIATLAAHARGHGWEVVIVTGDKDFAQLVDDRVRLFDPMAEARGQGGWTGPAEVEKKLGVTPAQVIEYQALLGDKVDNVPGVPGVGEVTAAALVRHFGSLEALLARPEEIPQAVKRGGEKLKEKLLAHADRLRLNRRLVTLKTDMALPWSPEALERRPIDAPRARALFTELEFTRLLRELPATAPGEGEGPAATSPSTSPSTSTSTPTSTSTPTSTSTSTSSLPPFATGPSTPRPERPEVLLEEAALAEAVAFLGRAPAVGLLVSSSGEAPRTDPVVGIGLAGGGRAFYLPLGHRYLGAPAPLDAGLVRAALAPLLGGPGPVHAHDRKAAKHALARLGLELGEAGEDTDLLSRLLLPTRREHALADVARERCRCELPLDPTAGERKGGPGREGAEVERLAAWAAPSAAALPDLAAALLAAVEAAGLGPLHREVERPLVSVLFEMERDGIAVDKEAMAAMSVEFGAAMEGLVTRMSEAAGHPFNVASTRELARVLFEEQHLPVLKKLKTGPSTDVEVLEKLAEQHPLPGLVLEHRSLSKLKGTYVDALPLLVDPADGRLHTTFHQAGAATGRLSSTDPNLQNIPVRTELSRRIRAAFVAPAGRRLVSADYSQIELRILAHYSADPALLESFRTGEDVHTRTAAETYGVAPELVTPEMRRVAKMLNFGIAYGLSAFGLSQRLDLPPREGQAIIDRYFARYAGVKRWLEEIVASARRDGEVRTVFGRVRAMPEIQNRNPAIRQGAERTAVNTPIQGTAADVIKIAMRRVHAALAEARLDARLLLQVHDELVVESAERLVEPVAALLRREMEGAATLKVPLLVEVGHGRSWAEAH, from the coding sequence ATGCCGACCCTGACCCTCATCGACGGCTCGGGCTTCATCTTCCGCGCCTACCACGCGCTGCCGCCCCTGACGAACTCCAAGGGGGTGCCCACCAGCGCGGTGCTGGGCTTCACCAACATGCTGCTGCGCTCGCTGCGCGAGCACGCGCCCACCCACGTGGCGCTGGTGCTCGACGTGAGCCGCAAGAGCTTCCGCACCGAGCTCGACCCGACCTACAAGGCGCAGCGCCCGGAGGCGCCCCCGGACCTGGTGCCCCAGTTCCCGCTGGTGCGCGAGGTGGCGCGGGCGTTCAGCGTGCCGGTGCTGGAGGAGGCCGGGTTCGAGGCCGACGACATCATCGCCACCCTGGCGGCGCACGCCCGCGGCCACGGCTGGGAGGTGGTGATCGTCACCGGCGACAAGGACTTCGCCCAGCTGGTGGACGACCGGGTGCGGCTCTTCGACCCCATGGCGGAGGCGCGCGGGCAGGGCGGCTGGACCGGGCCGGCCGAGGTGGAGAAGAAGCTGGGGGTCACCCCGGCGCAGGTCATCGAGTACCAGGCGCTGCTGGGGGACAAGGTGGACAACGTGCCGGGCGTGCCGGGCGTGGGCGAGGTGACCGCCGCGGCGCTGGTGCGCCACTTCGGCTCCCTGGAGGCGCTGCTGGCCCGCCCCGAGGAGATCCCGCAGGCGGTCAAGCGGGGGGGCGAGAAGCTGAAGGAGAAGCTGCTGGCGCACGCCGACCGGCTCCGGCTCAACCGCCGGCTGGTGACGCTCAAGACCGACATGGCGCTGCCCTGGTCGCCCGAGGCGCTGGAGCGGCGGCCCATCGACGCGCCGCGGGCCCGGGCGCTCTTCACCGAGCTGGAGTTCACCCGGCTGCTCCGGGAGCTGCCGGCGACCGCGCCGGGGGAGGGGGAGGGACCGGCCGCGACCTCGCCCTCGACCTCGCCCTCGACCTCGACCTCGACCCCGACCTCGACCTCGACCCCGACCTCGACCTCGACCTCGACCAGCAGCCTCCCCCCTTTCGCCACCGGCCCGAGCACCCCGCGCCCGGAGCGCCCCGAGGTGCTGCTGGAGGAGGCGGCGCTGGCCGAGGCGGTGGCCTTCCTGGGGCGCGCCCCCGCGGTCGGCCTGCTGGTGAGCTCCAGCGGCGAGGCGCCGCGCACCGACCCGGTGGTCGGGATCGGGCTGGCGGGCGGGGGGCGGGCCTTCTACCTGCCGCTGGGGCACCGCTACCTGGGGGCGCCGGCGCCGCTGGACGCCGGGCTGGTGCGCGCGGCGCTGGCGCCGCTCCTGGGGGGTCCGGGACCGGTGCACGCGCACGACCGCAAGGCGGCCAAGCACGCCCTGGCGCGGCTGGGGCTCGAGCTGGGCGAGGCCGGGGAGGACACCGACCTGCTCTCGCGGCTGCTGCTGCCGACCCGGCGCGAGCACGCCCTGGCCGACGTGGCCCGGGAGCGCTGCCGCTGCGAGCTGCCCCTCGACCCGACCGCGGGCGAGCGCAAGGGCGGGCCGGGGCGCGAGGGCGCCGAGGTGGAGCGGCTGGCCGCCTGGGCCGCGCCCTCGGCGGCGGCGCTGCCGGACCTGGCGGCCGCGCTGCTGGCGGCGGTGGAGGCGGCCGGCCTGGGCCCGCTCCACCGGGAGGTGGAGCGCCCGCTGGTGTCGGTGCTCTTCGAGATGGAGCGGGACGGCATCGCGGTGGACAAGGAGGCCATGGCCGCCATGAGCGTGGAGTTCGGCGCCGCCATGGAGGGGCTGGTGACCCGCATGTCCGAGGCGGCCGGCCACCCCTTCAACGTGGCCTCCACCCGCGAGCTGGCCAGGGTGCTCTTCGAGGAGCAGCACCTGCCGGTCCTGAAGAAGCTCAAGACGGGGCCCTCCACCGACGTGGAGGTGCTGGAGAAGCTGGCCGAGCAGCACCCGCTGCCCGGCCTGGTGCTGGAGCACCGCTCGCTCTCCAAGCTGAAGGGCACCTACGTGGACGCCCTGCCCCTGCTCGTCGATCCCGCCGACGGGCGGCTCCACACCACCTTCCACCAGGCCGGGGCGGCTACCGGCCGGCTCTCCTCCACCGACCCCAACCTGCAGAACATCCCGGTCCGCACCGAGCTGTCGCGCCGCATCCGCGCCGCCTTCGTGGCCCCGGCTGGCCGCCGCCTGGTCTCGGCCGACTACTCGCAGATCGAGCTGCGCATCCTGGCCCACTACTCGGCCGACCCGGCGCTGCTCGAGTCCTTCCGCACCGGCGAGGACGTGCACACCCGCACCGCCGCCGAGACCTACGGGGTGGCGCCGGAGCTGGTCACCCCCGAGATGCGCCGGGTGGCCAAGATGCTCAACTTCGGCATCGCCTACGGCCTCTCCGCCTTCGGCCTGTCGCAGCGGCTCGATCTGCCGCCGCGCGAGGGCCAGGCCATCATCGATCGCTACTTCGCCCGCTACGCCGGGGTGAAGCGCTGGCTGGAGGAGATCGTGGCCTCGGCCCGGCGCGACGGCGAGGTGCGCACGGTCTTCGGCCGGGTGCGGGCCATGCCGGAGATCCAGAACCGCAACCCCGCCATCCGGCAGGGGGCCGAGCGGACGGCGGTCAACACGCCCATCCAGGGGACCGCCGCCGACGTCATCAAGATCGCCATGCGCCGGGTGCACGCCGCCCTGGCCGAGGCGCGGCTGGACGCCAGGCTGCTGCTGCAGGTCCACGACGAGCTGGTGGTGGAGTCGGCCGAGCGGCTGGTGGAGCCGGTGGCGGCGCTGCTGCGCCGCGAGATGGAGGGGGCCGCGACGCTGAAGGTGCCGCTGCTGGTGGAGGTGGGGCACGGGCGGAGCTGGGCCGAGGCGCACTAG